A genomic window from Corvus moneduloides isolate bCorMon1 chromosome 11, bCorMon1.pri, whole genome shotgun sequence includes:
- the LOC116449493 gene encoding uncharacterized protein LOC116449493 has translation MLEYLFVPLLSLEETLSVKFQGSCACVVTGVRSNGSCLPWAGFPPSLQFPGIAGGAENSTAPGDHLSALTLCCSRSCVLNVRSIVTSGLCQVQNFKFFQCAHCITKGTCPVSKMTSEIEASDRGRGIGCKPNTNGEGQRSTATRWVSPLRRCQLRDNSPVTAGTSRTARGSLLLCPRQIHVPRCPRDADRLNPWQRAPYWMRVFPQEGTIRVAFGNDGGVAARQGGRRSEGLLKFRQCCFTSSPLNPGIPRDDGVSL, from the exons ATGCTGGAGTACCTGTTTGTTCCCCTGTTGAGCTTGGAAGAGACGCTGAGCgtgaaattccagggaagctgCGCTTGTGTAGTGACTGGAGTGAGAAGCAATGGCAGCTGTTTGCCGTGGGCTGGTTTCCCACCTTCACTTCAATTCCCTGGCATTGCAG gaggagcagaaaatTCCACGGCTCCTGGGGATCATTTGTCTGCGCTGACTTTGTGCTGCAGCCGGAGCTGTGTCCTAAATGTAAG gagcaTCGTAACTTCTGGGTTGTGTCAAGTACAGAACTTCAAATTTTTTCAGTGTGCTCATTGTATCACAAAAGGGACTTGCCCTGTGTCGAAGATGACATCTGAAATTGAGGCTTCCGATAG aGGCAGAGGGATAGGATGTAAACCCAATACAAATGGCGAAGGCCAGAGGAGCACGGCAACGAGGTGGGTCAGCCCTCTTAGGAGATG cCAACTAAGAGACAACAGCCCGGTGACAGCAGGAACTTCCCGGACAGCGAGAGGCAGCCTTCTTTTGTGCCCAAGGCAGATTCACGTCCCCAGATGTCCAAGAG atgcagacaGGTTAAATCCGTGGCAGAGAGCCCCATACTGGATGAGGGTGTTCCCACAGGAAG GTACCATCCGGGTAGCCTTTGGCAATGACGGAGGAGTTGCGgcgaggcagggagggaggagaagcgAGGGTCTGCTCAAGTTTCGGCAGTGCTGCTTCACCTCGTCTCCTCTTAACCCAGGTATACCCCGCGACGACGGCGTCAGCCTCTGA